One window of the Alphaproteobacteria bacterium genome contains the following:
- the ruvC gene encoding crossover junction endodeoxyribonuclease RuvC translates to MRILGLDPGLRITGWGIIQCDGNRLRPVSHGTVSPPPTLSMAERLSFLHEGLTKVIHDYDPDEAAVEETFVNKNPVSTLKLGQARGVVLLVPAQANLPVAEYAPNQIKKAVVGSGHASKEQISQMIKHILPLDEKVRYDAADAFAVAICHYHMRETRAKWGT, encoded by the coding sequence ATGCGCATCCTTGGACTGGACCCAGGTCTCCGCATAACAGGCTGGGGCATTATTCAATGTGATGGAAATCGTCTTCGGCCAGTCTCCCATGGAACCGTATCCCCCCCTCCAACACTTTCAATGGCCGAGCGTCTTTCCTTTCTTCACGAGGGCCTCACAAAAGTAATACATGACTATGATCCGGACGAAGCTGCTGTTGAAGAAACTTTCGTGAACAAAAATCCCGTTTCCACCCTTAAGCTGGGCCAAGCAAGAGGCGTGGTCCTCCTGGTCCCTGCCCAAGCCAATCTCCCAGTGGCAGAATACGCCCCTAATCAGATCAAAAAAGCCGTCGTAGGATCGGGCCATGCCTCTAAAGAACAAATATCCCAAATGATAAAACACATCCTTCCCTTAGATGAGAAAGTACGATACGATGCGGCCGACGCATTCGCCGTCGCCATTTGTCATTACCATATGCGGGAAACACGGGCCAAATGGGGAACATAG
- a CDS encoding YebC/PmpR family DNA-binding transcriptional regulator, which yields MAGHSQFKNIMHRKGAQDAKRAKLFTKIIRELTVAAKEGGLDPDANPRLRTAIGTARSSNMPKDTMERAIKRGAVGDDDTIFEEIRYEGYGPGGVAIIVDGLTDNRNRTASEVRSAFNKHNGNLGETNSVSFGFDRLGQIRYPAKVASADEMFETAIEAGAEDVNSTDDSHEIMCPKESFAKTRDFLAQKFGDPESAALSWVPQNTIKVDADTARTLLKLIDALEDNDDIQTVSANYEMSDDVLKELTS from the coding sequence ATGGCCGGGCATTCCCAATTTAAGAACATCATGCATCGAAAAGGCGCTCAGGATGCCAAACGAGCCAAGCTATTTACAAAGATCATTCGAGAGCTAACAGTCGCTGCAAAAGAGGGAGGCCTTGATCCAGACGCGAACCCACGCCTTCGAACGGCTATTGGAACAGCGCGCAGCTCCAATATGCCCAAAGACACCATGGAACGCGCCATCAAGCGTGGTGCCGTCGGAGATGATGATACGATCTTTGAGGAAATTCGCTATGAAGGATACGGGCCTGGCGGTGTTGCGATCATCGTCGACGGTCTCACTGATAACCGCAACCGAACAGCCTCCGAAGTCAGATCCGCCTTTAACAAACACAACGGAAACTTAGGTGAAACCAATAGTGTGAGCTTTGGATTCGATCGCCTAGGACAAATTCGTTATCCTGCAAAAGTCGCGTCAGCCGATGAAATGTTTGAGACCGCCATTGAGGCGGGTGCCGAAGACGTGAATTCTACCGATGACAGTCACGAAATAATGTGCCCCAAAGAATCATTCGCCAAAACACGCGACTTTTTGGCCCAAAAATTTGGAGATCCGGAAAGTGCGGCCCTCTCTTGGGTTCCTCAAAACACCATAAAAGTTGACGCGGATACGGCACGCACTCTCTTAAAGCTGATTGACGCTTTAGAAGACAATGATGACATCCAAACTGTCTCCGCAAATTATGAAATGTCGGACGATGTGCTAAAAGAACTTACCTCCTAA
- a CDS encoding MFS transporter, with protein MTHSTNDMKPWLMLLVVSLFVIILCMDFTAVNLALIAISEDAQTDLDTIQWLLSGYILMLSAFVLPGGRLSDIYGKRCIFLWGAIIFSVSSLIIGATNHIGVIIFGRFLQGIGSALIIPNLYALTFISFPREKQGMAIGIVSGAAGLGLALGPSIGAFMVRSLWRLPIGVGYFSSISPYRQWCRG; from the coding sequence ATGACACACTCGACTAACGATATGAAGCCGTGGCTGATGCTTTTGGTCGTTTCCCTTTTTGTTATAATCCTCTGTATGGATTTTACGGCTGTGAACTTGGCATTGATTGCCATTTCCGAAGATGCACAGACTGATTTGGATACCATTCAATGGTTGTTGAGTGGGTATATTCTGATGCTAAGTGCGTTCGTACTGCCAGGAGGGCGCCTTTCGGACATTTATGGCAAGCGATGTATTTTCCTTTGGGGCGCAATTATATTCAGTGTTTCTTCCCTTATTATAGGCGCCACCAACCATATTGGTGTGATCATTTTTGGCCGGTTTTTACAGGGCATTGGTTCAGCTCTCATCATTCCCAACTTATATGCTCTTACTTTTATTTCTTTTCCCAGAGAAAAGCAGGGGATGGCTATTGGAATCGTTAGTGGAGCTGCTGGCTTGGGGCTTGCGTTGGGGCCAAGCATAGGTGCGTTCATGGTGCGTTCATTATGGAGATTGCCAATTGGCGTTGGATATTTTTCATCAATATCCCCCTATCGGCAATGGTGTCGTGGGTGA
- a CDS encoding MFS transporter, translated as MEIANWRWIFFINIPLSAMVSWVIFALTNKDPKRDKSKKMDLEGTAYLVVSLVSLMFGLNKSSEWGATSLTFWSVMALSAVSFLLLIRVQRKKSSPLIPMDLLANKAFSTCSAAYVAFSYSFSSALFLLGLYMQSILEYSAMYAGTVFIAMTLTMGVLSPFGGTLTDKIGGRAPIGWGMAVIAVASVLFSTFSPSTSVYQLVGVLVFLGLGFGVVNSALNTVMLKSVKEDEVSTGSGTFTMIGTFANSLGVVISTELLLSWGKKDVFSAIQSSGLSLSWDQLKIVESVMSSTHYDIKKLSEFSPEIFTQLMTHINASFVSAMGSTMLVCAFLSSIGTLIVFKGLKKQKNSNKLHAQKANSL; from the coding sequence ATGGAGATTGCCAATTGGCGTTGGATATTTTTCATCAATATCCCCCTATCGGCAATGGTGTCGTGGGTGATTTTTGCTCTCACAAATAAGGATCCTAAGCGAGATAAAAGTAAAAAAATGGACTTAGAAGGAACAGCATATTTGGTTGTCAGCTTAGTGAGCCTAATGTTTGGGCTCAACAAATCATCTGAATGGGGAGCCACTTCTTTGACGTTTTGGAGCGTTATGGCTTTAAGCGCTGTTTCGTTTTTACTTCTTATACGGGTACAGAGAAAAAAGTCGTCTCCTCTTATTCCAATGGATCTTTTGGCCAACAAAGCCTTTTCGACGTGTTCTGCGGCCTATGTAGCCTTTTCCTACTCTTTTTCGTCGGCGCTTTTTTTATTAGGACTCTATATGCAAAGTATCCTGGAATATTCGGCCATGTACGCAGGAACTGTCTTTATAGCCATGACATTGACAATGGGAGTGCTTTCACCCTTTGGGGGGACGCTGACAGACAAAATTGGAGGGCGGGCTCCTATAGGCTGGGGGATGGCTGTGATTGCCGTTGCTTCTGTCCTGTTCTCGACTTTTTCTCCAAGTACTTCTGTTTATCAGTTGGTCGGCGTTTTGGTTTTTCTTGGCCTGGGGTTCGGAGTTGTTAACTCGGCCTTGAATACCGTGATGCTAAAGTCAGTTAAAGAAGACGAAGTCAGCACTGGCTCTGGGACATTTACAATGATAGGAACCTTTGCAAATTCCCTCGGCGTTGTGATAAGTACGGAGTTATTGTTGAGTTGGGGTAAAAAGGATGTATTTTCAGCCATTCAATCCAGTGGCCTTTCTCTTTCATGGGATCAGCTGAAAATTGTTGAATCGGTCATGTCTAGCACCCACTATGACATCAAAAAATTATCAGAGTTTTCACCAGAGATATTTACACAACTTATGACGCATATAAATGCGTCATTTGTCAGTGCCATGGGCAGTACAATGCTGGTTTGTGCTTTTCTGTCATCCATCGGGACTCTGATTGTCTTTAAGGGGCTAAAAAAACAGAAAAATTCAAACAAATTACATGCACAGAAGGCGAATTCTCTCTAG